From the genome of Yersinia enterocolitica, one region includes:
- a CDS encoding multidrug transporter MdtG gives MTSAPQPVNWKRNLFVTWLGCFLTGAAFSLIMPFLPLYVEELGVSGHQSLNMWSGLVFSITFLFSAIAAPFWGSLADRKGRKIMLLRSALGMGIVMVLMGMAQNIWQFLALRALLGLLGGFIPNANALIATQVPRNKSGWALGTLSTGGVSGALIGPLIGGLLADNYGLRPVFFITAAVLLLCFALTWLYVREQFAPVLKKDMLNGRQVFNSLKNPKLILSLFVTTMIIQIATGSIAPILTLYVRELAGDIHNLAFVSGMIASVPGVAALMSAPRLGKLGDRIGPERILIAMLALSVLILIPMAFVQTPLQLGILRFLLGATDGALLPAVQTLLIYNCTNQVAGRIFSYNQSFRDVGNVSGPLLGAAVSASYGFRAVFCVTALVVLFNAIYSYWCLQRQPLKARQREVQQQQDS, from the coding sequence ATGACCTCGGCGCCACAACCTGTTAACTGGAAAAGAAACCTATTTGTCACCTGGTTAGGCTGTTTTCTAACCGGTGCTGCATTTAGTTTGATCATGCCATTCTTGCCATTGTATGTGGAGGAGTTAGGCGTGAGCGGTCACCAGTCATTGAATATGTGGTCCGGTCTGGTATTCAGTATTACTTTTCTGTTTTCTGCCATTGCCGCCCCCTTCTGGGGGAGCCTGGCTGATCGTAAAGGGCGGAAAATCATGCTATTACGCTCAGCGTTAGGCATGGGGATCGTGATGGTTTTAATGGGTATGGCACAGAATATCTGGCAGTTTCTGGCATTACGTGCACTGCTGGGACTATTGGGTGGTTTTATTCCAAATGCCAATGCACTGATCGCCACTCAAGTACCGCGCAACAAGAGTGGCTGGGCTTTGGGGACGCTCTCAACCGGTGGAGTGAGCGGTGCATTAATCGGGCCACTGATCGGCGGGTTGTTAGCGGATAACTATGGCCTGAGACCGGTATTCTTTATTACCGCGGCGGTGTTGTTGCTCTGTTTTGCTCTAACCTGGCTGTATGTCAGGGAGCAGTTTGCACCGGTACTGAAAAAAGACATGCTTAACGGGCGGCAAGTATTTAACTCCCTGAAGAACCCAAAGTTAATCCTGAGCCTGTTTGTCACCACCATGATAATCCAGATTGCTACTGGCTCAATTGCGCCGATCTTGACGCTGTATGTGCGCGAACTGGCCGGTGATATTCATAATTTGGCTTTCGTCAGCGGCATGATTGCGTCAGTCCCAGGGGTTGCTGCATTGATGAGCGCGCCGAGATTAGGAAAACTGGGTGATAGAATCGGCCCAGAGCGCATTCTGATTGCCATGCTGGCTCTGTCAGTGCTTATCCTGATCCCGATGGCTTTCGTGCAGACTCCATTGCAATTGGGTATTTTGCGCTTCTTGTTGGGGGCAACGGATGGTGCATTGCTCCCTGCGGTACAGACGTTACTGATTTATAACTGCACCAATCAAGTGGCTGGCCGGATTTTCAGTTATAACCAATCGTTTCGTGATGTCGGTAATGTCAGCGGCCCGCTACTCGGGGCTGCGGTTTCTGCCAGCTATGGTTTCCGCGCTGTATTCTGTGTAACTGCCTTGGTGGTGCTATTTAACGCGATCTATTCTTACTGGTGTTTACAGCGCCAGCCCTTAAAAGCACGGCAGCGTGAGGTTCAACAACAGCAAGATAGCTAA
- a CDS encoding DoxX family protein, with protein sequence MLATLNLWFTRLTDHPNGGKLLLRLTFGVLMLFHGVAKIQHGTSWIAASLQAQGIPSFVAYGVYIGEIVTPILIILGLFTRPAAFVYAVNLLVAVLMVGTGKFFTLTQVGAWGLENEAMYFLGGVAIMLLGSGRYSVTKNEAYR encoded by the coding sequence ATGCTCGCAACACTTAATCTCTGGTTCACTCGATTAACAGACCATCCTAACGGCGGCAAACTATTATTACGCCTAACGTTCGGTGTCTTGATGTTATTTCATGGTGTCGCCAAAATTCAGCATGGCACAAGTTGGATAGCCGCGTCTTTACAGGCGCAAGGCATCCCCAGTTTTGTCGCCTATGGCGTTTACATCGGCGAAATTGTCACCCCGATCCTGATTATTCTTGGTCTGTTTACCCGCCCTGCGGCGTTCGTTTACGCCGTTAACCTGCTGGTTGCAGTATTAATGGTCGGTACGGGGAAATTCTTTACCCTGACCCAAGTCGGTGCTTGGGGTTTGGAAAACGAAGCTATGTATTTCCTCGGTGGTGTCGCTATCATGCTACTGGGTAGTGGCCGTTATTCCGTGACTAAAAATGAAGCTTACCGCTAA
- a CDS encoding lipid A biosynthesis lauroyl acyltransferase (Acylates the intermediate (KDO)2-lipid IVA to form (KDO)2-(lauroyl)-lipid IVA) — translation MQVPSFERSLLHPRYWLTWLGLGILYLLVLLPYPVIYVLGTSLGRFSMRFLKRRKRITQRNLELCFPDMPQAERDELLVKNFESVGMGLFETGMAWFWPNWRIERWCSVSGLEHIQQAREEGKGVLLIGLHFLTLELGARIFGIYNPGIGVYRPHDNKAMDWMQTWGRMRSNKAMLDRKDLKGMIRSLKQGEIIWYAPDHDYGPRSSVFVPLFAVDQAATTTGTYLLVRMGKPAIIPFTPRRLPNGKGYQLLLQPAVENFPLDNEVAAAAFMNKVIEKEIAQATDQYMWLHRRFKTRPEGAPSLYE, via the coding sequence ATGCAAGTTCCTTCTTTTGAACGCTCACTGCTACACCCTCGTTATTGGCTGACCTGGCTTGGCCTCGGTATCCTCTACCTATTGGTGTTGCTCCCCTACCCAGTTATCTATGTCCTGGGCACCTCCCTTGGCCGCTTTTCTATGCGTTTTCTCAAACGGCGTAAACGGATAACACAGCGTAATCTCGAGTTGTGCTTTCCTGATATGCCACAGGCTGAACGCGATGAACTGCTGGTTAAGAACTTTGAATCAGTAGGGATGGGGTTATTTGAAACAGGCATGGCTTGGTTTTGGCCGAACTGGCGCATTGAGCGCTGGTGTAGCGTTAGTGGCCTAGAACACATTCAACAAGCACGAGAGGAAGGCAAAGGGGTTTTATTGATCGGCTTGCATTTTCTTACGCTGGAACTGGGTGCCCGCATCTTCGGTATCTACAATCCGGGCATCGGTGTCTATCGCCCGCATGATAATAAAGCCATGGACTGGATGCAGACTTGGGGCCGGATGCGTTCAAATAAAGCCATGTTAGACCGCAAAGATCTGAAAGGAATGATCCGCAGCCTAAAACAAGGCGAAATTATCTGGTATGCGCCGGATCATGATTACGGTCCGCGCAGCAGCGTATTTGTGCCCTTGTTCGCTGTCGATCAAGCGGCAACCACCACTGGGACTTACCTGCTGGTACGTATGGGTAAACCGGCAATTATTCCTTTCACGCCGCGTCGTTTACCTAATGGCAAAGGTTATCAACTGCTGTTGCAACCCGCGGTAGAGAACTTCCCGTTAGATAATGAAGTGGCGGCGGCCGCGTTTATGAATAAAGTGATCGAAAAAGAGATTGCCCAAGCCACAGACCAATATATGTGGCTACACCGGCGTTTTAAGACCCGGCCAGAAGGCGCGCCTTCATTGTATGAATAG
- a CDS encoding DNA-binding response regulator yields the protein MSLIHLLDDDIAVTDACRFLLESLDYKVKVWHDGERFLAQADLYQSGVLLLDIRMPLLDGTQVYNQMRQRGSTLAVIFLTAHGEVPQAVEQMKLGAVDFLQKPVATAPLITALQQGFQHTEQLTARRQVQLRYASLTPREQMIAQWVMQGLINRDIADKACVSVRTVEVHRAKVMEKMAVNSLAELVSLLNPFK from the coding sequence TTGTCACTGATTCATCTACTTGATGACGATATTGCCGTCACCGACGCTTGCCGTTTTTTGCTGGAAAGCTTGGATTACAAAGTGAAGGTATGGCATGACGGTGAGCGTTTCCTGGCCCAGGCTGATTTATATCAATCTGGTGTATTACTGCTCGATATTCGTATGCCGCTGCTAGATGGTACGCAAGTCTATAACCAGATGCGCCAGCGAGGCAGCACGCTGGCCGTCATATTCCTTACCGCCCATGGAGAAGTGCCGCAGGCGGTTGAGCAGATGAAACTGGGGGCGGTTGATTTCTTACAAAAACCAGTCGCGACTGCGCCGCTGATTACCGCCTTACAACAGGGCTTCCAGCACACAGAGCAGTTGACAGCCCGCCGACAGGTACAACTGCGTTATGCCTCGCTGACGCCACGGGAACAGATGATTGCGCAATGGGTTATGCAGGGTTTGATTAATCGGGATATCGCCGACAAAGCTTGTGTGTCTGTCAGAACCGTAGAAGTGCATCGGGCTAAAGTGATGGAAAAGATGGCAGTTAACAGTCTGGCTGAGTTAGTCAGCTTACTGAATCCGTTCAAATAG
- a CDS encoding sensor histidine kinase, protein MSFRGLVIVLFWWFSTAHANDWTIGVLALRGDAQAQAHWQPLADRLNQHLPGQHFQLLPLDLNAMKSAVQQNRVDFLLTNPAQYVQIDNHYPLRWLVSLRSNHEPDSTSRNVIGSVILVRADSDIHNPQGLIGKRVGAVSPDAFGGYLLGYKVLRDAGLQPERDFQLHFSGFPVDALIYLLRDRAISAAIVPTCLLEDMQAEGLAHTADFKPLLAKRTAIPCLSSSELYPNWSFAALSQVPDELADNVTRILLSPDGDKTPQWGAPSSTSQVESLLRSINQHPQQPQFWQQTLDWAQQHRLLIVAIAVILLLLAANHIWVAFLVRRRSQQLEQLHQQLRARESALEQAQRLSILGEMAAGFAHELNQPLSAIQHYADGCAIRLQREQADHSLLPILSQISHQAQRGADTIANLRLWAGKQPAMNSSAACQPLPALVNHLWQLLAATNPAPCCTLHTDIEASLALHLPPTLLDQVLCNLITNSLQAGAHQLWFSAYQQADVAILILQDDAGGLTAEQLNQPLTPFRSTKSDGLGLGLVICQRLICRQGGNLALLNHMAANDKIGLRVTLTLPLNPSEELTLVTDSST, encoded by the coding sequence ATGAGTTTCAGAGGGCTGGTGATAGTGCTGTTTTGGTGGTTTTCAACCGCCCATGCCAATGATTGGACCATTGGCGTGCTGGCATTACGCGGTGATGCTCAGGCGCAAGCACATTGGCAACCGTTGGCCGATCGCCTTAATCAGCACTTGCCTGGGCAGCACTTTCAGTTATTACCCTTGGATTTAAATGCGATGAAAAGTGCGGTGCAGCAGAACCGAGTTGATTTTCTGCTGACCAATCCAGCGCAATATGTGCAAATTGATAACCACTATCCTCTGCGTTGGTTGGTCTCTTTGCGCTCCAATCATGAGCCAGACAGCACCAGCCGCAATGTGATCGGTAGTGTTATTCTGGTACGCGCTGACAGTGATATCCATAATCCCCAAGGATTGATTGGCAAACGTGTTGGTGCCGTCTCTCCCGATGCCTTTGGCGGTTACTTGTTGGGATACAAAGTGCTACGCGATGCGGGGCTGCAACCAGAACGGGATTTTCAATTGCATTTTTCTGGCTTCCCGGTGGATGCGTTAATTTATCTACTGCGTGATCGCGCTATCTCCGCGGCTATTGTGCCCACCTGCCTGCTGGAAGATATGCAGGCAGAAGGATTAGCGCATACCGCTGACTTTAAGCCGCTATTGGCGAAGAGAACCGCCATTCCATGCCTGAGCAGCAGCGAGTTATACCCAAATTGGTCGTTTGCCGCGTTATCACAGGTACCGGATGAATTAGCCGATAATGTTACGCGGATTTTGCTCAGCCCCGATGGGGACAAAACACCACAATGGGGTGCCCCCTCCTCCACCAGTCAGGTCGAAAGTTTATTACGTTCAATTAATCAACATCCCCAACAGCCGCAGTTCTGGCAACAGACTCTTGATTGGGCACAACAACATCGGCTGTTGATCGTCGCCATCGCGGTGATTCTGTTATTGCTCGCGGCCAATCATATCTGGGTGGCGTTTCTGGTGCGTCGTCGCAGCCAGCAATTGGAGCAACTTCACCAGCAACTTAGGGCTAGGGAAAGTGCGTTGGAACAAGCTCAGCGCCTGAGTATTCTCGGTGAGATGGCCGCGGGATTTGCTCATGAACTAAATCAGCCGCTCAGCGCTATTCAGCATTACGCCGATGGCTGCGCTATTCGCCTGCAACGGGAACAGGCTGATCACTCATTACTGCCCATTTTGAGTCAAATCAGTCATCAGGCCCAACGCGGGGCTGATACCATTGCTAACTTACGGCTGTGGGCAGGAAAACAGCCGGCCATGAACAGCTCTGCCGCCTGCCAACCATTACCTGCCTTGGTTAATCACCTCTGGCAGTTACTGGCAGCCACCAATCCAGCGCCGTGTTGCACGTTGCACACTGATATCGAGGCATCATTAGCGCTGCATTTACCGCCCACGCTGCTCGATCAGGTCTTGTGTAATCTGATCACTAACAGTTTGCAGGCCGGTGCCCACCAGTTATGGTTCAGTGCTTATCAGCAAGCCGATGTGGCAATATTAATTTTGCAAGATGATGCCGGTGGCCTGACGGCCGAACAGCTCAACCAGCCTTTGACCCCATTCCGTTCCACCAAAAGTGATGGCCTCGGTCTCGGCCTGGTCATTTGCCAGCGATTAATCTGTCGCCAGGGCGGAAATCTGGCACTACTTAACCACATGGCCGCCAATGATAAGATTGGACTACGCGTTACCCTGACACTGCCACTTAACCCAAGCGAGGAGCTTACTCTTGTCACTGATTCATCTACTTGA